In Anser cygnoides isolate HZ-2024a breed goose chromosome 14, Taihu_goose_T2T_genome, whole genome shotgun sequence, one genomic interval encodes:
- the LOC106032855 gene encoding T-cell immunoglobulin and mucin domain-containing protein 4-like isoform X1: MFRFVLFRWIMIQIFIVHTTSETVVRGIIGQPVRLPCFYQVAREKDVSDMCWGRGPCPNSKCNNKILHTTGNRVTFRKSQRYNLQGYISYGDVSLMIREVRGEDAGTYCCRIEIPGWFNDIKQNIKLVVARAHSVKTTTMRKIPTSPKRFRKTTLAPQATSGFQGTTEAAVLVTTDVPLAATATTESPAVEMLETIASTVFDVTPSETFPEAMVTNSALPDFSTGFQAADVRTEDDDVFCSTEPIPLPEVTTEFPSMHLTTDKTERANTSLVMEDVPTVAITLPVPTALQTQETTLGPSETSTSSDSNPQKVDVKLPLSISVILSVTLLAVSILLISMLTSLLWKRKHTRKFILKSLRPAEDLEKVFSGAEGENNVFVL, translated from the exons TGCACACCACATCTGAAACTGTTGTTAGAGGAATAATAGGACAACCTGTCAGACTGCCTTGCTTCTACCAGGTGGCACGAGAGAAGGACGTCTCTGATATGTGCTGGGGCAGAGGCCCATGCCCAAATTCAAAGTGCAATAACAAAATTTTGCACACCACTGGGAATCGGGTGACGTTCAGAAAATCTCAGCGGTACAATCTCCAGGGCTATATTTCCTATGGAGATGTGTCTCTCATGATACGGGAAGTGAGGGGAGAAGATGCAGGTACATACTGCTGTCGCATAGAAATCCCGGGTTGGTTCAACGACATCAAACAGAACATAAAGCTGGTGGTGGCCAGAG CACACTCAGTGAAGACAACAACAATGAGAAAGATTCCTACTTCTCCCAAACGTTTCAGAAAAACAACTCTTGCTCCTCAAGCAACCTCTGGTTTTCAAGGAACAACAGAAGCTGCTGTCCTCGTGACAACCGATGTCCCCCTAGCAGCAACTGCAACCACCGAGTCTCCAGCAGTAGAAATGCTGGAGACAATTGCTTCCACAGTGTTTGATGTGACACCAAGTGAGACTTTTCCAGAAGCAATGGTTACAAACAGTGCTCTCCCAGACTTTTCAACTGGTTTCCAAGCAGCTGATGTGAGGACTGAAGATGATGATGTGTTCTGCTCAACAGAGCCCATCCCTCTTCCTGAAG tgacTACTGAATTCCCAAGTATGCATCTGACTACAGACAAAACCGAAAGGGCCAACACTTCTCTTGTGATGGAAGATGTGCCAACTGTAG CAATAACCTTGCCAGTGCCAACCGCACTTCAGACACAGGAGACAACCCTTGGTCCTTCAG agactTCCACAAGTTCAGACAGCAATCCTCAGAAAGTTGATGTAAAACTTCCA cTATCCATCTCTGTCATTCTCAGCGTAACTCTCTTAGCAGTGTCCATTCTTTTGATATCAATGCTGACATCATTGCTTTGGAAAC GTAAACACACAAGgaagtttatattaaaaag CCTTAGACCAGCTGAAGATCTTGAGAAAGTTTTCAGTGgtgctgaaggagaaaacaacGTGTTTGTCCTGTGA
- the LOC106032855 gene encoding T-cell immunoglobulin and mucin domain-containing protein 4-like isoform X2, with product MFRFVLFRWIMIQIFIVHTTSETVVRGIIGQPVRLPCFYQVAREKDVSDMCWGRGPCPNSKCNNKILHTTGNRVTFRKSQRYNLQGYISYGDVSLMIREVRGEDAGTYCCRIEIPGWFNDIKQNIKLVVARAHSVKTTTMRKIPTSPKRFRKTTLAPQATSGFQGTTEAAVLVTTDVPLAATATTESPAVEMLETIASTVFDVTPSETFPEAMVTNSALPDFSTGFQAADVRTEDDDVFCSTEPIPLPEVTTEFPSMHLTTDKTERANTSLVMEDVPTVAITLPVPTALQTQETTLGPSETSTSSDSNPQKVDVKLPLSISVILSVTLLAVSILLISMLTSLLWKPLDQLKILRKFSVVLKEKTTCLSCEELLHRL from the exons TGCACACCACATCTGAAACTGTTGTTAGAGGAATAATAGGACAACCTGTCAGACTGCCTTGCTTCTACCAGGTGGCACGAGAGAAGGACGTCTCTGATATGTGCTGGGGCAGAGGCCCATGCCCAAATTCAAAGTGCAATAACAAAATTTTGCACACCACTGGGAATCGGGTGACGTTCAGAAAATCTCAGCGGTACAATCTCCAGGGCTATATTTCCTATGGAGATGTGTCTCTCATGATACGGGAAGTGAGGGGAGAAGATGCAGGTACATACTGCTGTCGCATAGAAATCCCGGGTTGGTTCAACGACATCAAACAGAACATAAAGCTGGTGGTGGCCAGAG CACACTCAGTGAAGACAACAACAATGAGAAAGATTCCTACTTCTCCCAAACGTTTCAGAAAAACAACTCTTGCTCCTCAAGCAACCTCTGGTTTTCAAGGAACAACAGAAGCTGCTGTCCTCGTGACAACCGATGTCCCCCTAGCAGCAACTGCAACCACCGAGTCTCCAGCAGTAGAAATGCTGGAGACAATTGCTTCCACAGTGTTTGATGTGACACCAAGTGAGACTTTTCCAGAAGCAATGGTTACAAACAGTGCTCTCCCAGACTTTTCAACTGGTTTCCAAGCAGCTGATGTGAGGACTGAAGATGATGATGTGTTCTGCTCAACAGAGCCCATCCCTCTTCCTGAAG tgacTACTGAATTCCCAAGTATGCATCTGACTACAGACAAAACCGAAAGGGCCAACACTTCTCTTGTGATGGAAGATGTGCCAACTGTAG CAATAACCTTGCCAGTGCCAACCGCACTTCAGACACAGGAGACAACCCTTGGTCCTTCAG agactTCCACAAGTTCAGACAGCAATCCTCAGAAAGTTGATGTAAAACTTCCA cTATCCATCTCTGTCATTCTCAGCGTAACTCTCTTAGCAGTGTCCATTCTTTTGATATCAATGCTGACATCATTGCTTTGGAAAC CCTTAGACCAGCTGAAGATCTTGAGAAAGTTTTCAGTGgtgctgaaggagaaaacaacGTGTTTGTCCTGTGAAGAGCTCCTGCATCGTCTGTAg
- the LOC106032855 gene encoding T-cell immunoglobulin and mucin domain-containing protein 4-like isoform X3 yields MFRFVLFRWIMIQIFIVHTTSETVVRGIIGQPVRLPCFYQVAREKDVSDMCWGRGPCPNSKCNNKILHTTGNRVTFRKSQRYNLQGYISYGDVSLMIREVRGEDAGTYCCRIEIPGWFNDIKQNIKLVVARAHSVKTTTMRKIPTSPKRFRKTTLAPQATSGFQGTTEAAVLVTTDVPLAATATTESPAVEMLETIASTVFDVTPSETFPEAMVTNSALPDFSTGFQAADVRTEDDDVFCSTEPIPLPEVTTEFPSMHLTTDKTERANTSLVMEDVPTVAITLPVPTALQTQETTLGPSETSTSSDSNPQKVDVKLPLSISVILSVTLLAVSILLISMLTSLLWKRKHTRKFILKREFANVTNKKGCSEAFPPSIAICASHCSLRPAEDLEKVFSGAEGENNVFVL; encoded by the exons TGCACACCACATCTGAAACTGTTGTTAGAGGAATAATAGGACAACCTGTCAGACTGCCTTGCTTCTACCAGGTGGCACGAGAGAAGGACGTCTCTGATATGTGCTGGGGCAGAGGCCCATGCCCAAATTCAAAGTGCAATAACAAAATTTTGCACACCACTGGGAATCGGGTGACGTTCAGAAAATCTCAGCGGTACAATCTCCAGGGCTATATTTCCTATGGAGATGTGTCTCTCATGATACGGGAAGTGAGGGGAGAAGATGCAGGTACATACTGCTGTCGCATAGAAATCCCGGGTTGGTTCAACGACATCAAACAGAACATAAAGCTGGTGGTGGCCAGAG CACACTCAGTGAAGACAACAACAATGAGAAAGATTCCTACTTCTCCCAAACGTTTCAGAAAAACAACTCTTGCTCCTCAAGCAACCTCTGGTTTTCAAGGAACAACAGAAGCTGCTGTCCTCGTGACAACCGATGTCCCCCTAGCAGCAACTGCAACCACCGAGTCTCCAGCAGTAGAAATGCTGGAGACAATTGCTTCCACAGTGTTTGATGTGACACCAAGTGAGACTTTTCCAGAAGCAATGGTTACAAACAGTGCTCTCCCAGACTTTTCAACTGGTTTCCAAGCAGCTGATGTGAGGACTGAAGATGATGATGTGTTCTGCTCAACAGAGCCCATCCCTCTTCCTGAAG tgacTACTGAATTCCCAAGTATGCATCTGACTACAGACAAAACCGAAAGGGCCAACACTTCTCTTGTGATGGAAGATGTGCCAACTGTAG CAATAACCTTGCCAGTGCCAACCGCACTTCAGACACAGGAGACAACCCTTGGTCCTTCAG agactTCCACAAGTTCAGACAGCAATCCTCAGAAAGTTGATGTAAAACTTCCA cTATCCATCTCTGTCATTCTCAGCGTAACTCTCTTAGCAGTGTCCATTCTTTTGATATCAATGCTGACATCATTGCTTTGGAAAC GTAAACACACAAGgaagtttatattaaaaag GGAATTTGCCAATGTTACAAATAAGAAAGGGTGCTCTGAAGCTTTTCCTCCATCCATAGCGATCTGTGCTTCTCACTGCAGCCTTAGACCAGCTGAAGATCTTGAGAAAGTTTTCAGTGgtgctgaaggagaaaacaacGTGTTTGTCCTGTGA